DNA from Phragmites australis chromosome 16, lpPhrAust1.1, whole genome shotgun sequence:
TGGTATTCTTTACAAGGAGGCAGTACAttccaattcaacacatctttTGGAACCTGCAAACATACACAATTGGCTGTGCATTTTTGCACAAATCAAAGTGTCTTTGGCAGATCATATGTTTTCTTGAGGAACTTAGTAGCTGCCTCATCATTTCGATAGCACAAAACACGCAGTATTGTGTTGGGGTTATTTGGGCTCCACTGGACAGGCACAGGAGGAATCGGGAACCTAGATTTCGTTGTAGATTCATAAGATTCAGAAATTATCTGCTTGAACCGTCCAATGAGGGTTTCAGTGTCTGTCCGTAGGAGTGGCAGAATGTTCTTAACCTCCGAGGAAGCCTTGCCAACTAATTCCTCTGCCACGCCATCACCATATGCTAAATATAAGCCTCTGAGGGCTCTGAAATCGTCCTCTATTATCTGATAGTCTTGACAGCTGAAAGCACGTGTAGGTCCACCGGCTAGAAGCACCAACAAAAATCCATCAAAAGAGGCTTTCATCAATGCTGTTATCAGACTGTTTCGCATCCTACTATGCACTGTGGCAGATATAATCCTAAGTATAGGGCCAAGCTCTCTTAACACAGGCATTATCCTATTTGATGCTGGGCTACCAACATACAGCGTATCCAAAAGAACGTGATTCAGATCATTGAATATTACTTTATATGCAGTTGTCTCGCACAACTGTCGGATTCCTTCTTGGCAAGCTGCCTTGGATAGCTCGAAGTTGATGTTCAGTCCATCAACCGTATCAGACTGAGCCCACTCACCAAGTTGCAAGCATGTTTTCATCTTCTTATCCAGGTTCTCTAGCTCATTTTGGATGTAATTGAGAGTATTTATACGTACACATAGTCCAGGAAGACTCGAGGCTTCATTTCCAGTGGTTGATCCAACTTGTGATCCTCGCTTCACAAGAAACTgtggtttttcctttttcttgaataATTTGGATCCAACGTCGCACCTCGTTAAATGAGGTAGCTGAGGAAAAAGAGTACTCCGTGTTCCTGTAAATGAATATTACATGAATTCACCATGGGGTTATTATACGCAAGAACTATCTTCACCTTAACTTACCACAGCCAGACTTCACTTTAGAGACATAATACTTCAGACATGCATCGAATCCAGCTGTCAGATCAGGAAGCAGAGTAGAGTGCATTGGTATAGGCAACTGAAAAAATGCATCCAAAGTCTCATCAATTATGTGCAGCATCTCCATAGAAGAGGGAGCAAAACTATCCCTGTTATTAGCCTTTGGGTTCCAAGTCTGCATACCAATTCATAAAATTAGTGGAgcattatatatattttgaagTTACATTCTCAAATGTTGCATAAATATTATGAAACAGCCATGGACTTTTTTATGTTATGTCTTCCTTTCAGGAGAGCTGAGAATGGATGAATCATGAATGCCCAAATGGCTAATCATTTGAGTCAGGTATTAAGGCCTCATATGAAGTTAAAATTTATGTGTAATAATTAGTGGCTgatatgcgtaacagatttgggGTTATTGTTGATCACAATTGACACAACATATCAAGATGCCGAAGCATGCAACATAACAACAAAGGAAATTGCAGTTTCTGCTGTCCATATTACAGTTTAGCAATAGTATTTGCTGAATTGCATTACATGTGGACAAAAAGACTAATCTAGTCTCATGCAAACTATGAAAAAAACCATGAACGGCTGCTGGCTTGCAACAATTACAAAACAATGAACAATACTGTGAAAGACTTAGAAGTTAATAAAATGTCAAGGTTACTGCTATGCAAAAAATGTTAAATATTGGAGTAAAGAAAATAAGGTCACCTCCTGCTGTAAATTCTGGTCAGCCCATCCCTTAAGTTTGTCTACTCGTTCTTTTACCCATGCTTTCACCAGATTAGCAATTACAGTTCCAGCCTCATACGGTGGCATCTCACTGACCAATGACTTTCCTCCATCATCACTGTCCACAGAATCTGCAACAGCAATATGAACTAGGACCTTCTCTAAGTTGTCAGCCGCCTTAAGCACTTCAGCTGTATCCAGTGTGAGTTCTGTAAGCCTAACTATAAATTGCTTCAGCTCATTCCCAAAGCAAGCATGAAGGGTTACAACTGCAACACCTGCAGCAAGGGGGTGCCATTTCTTCAATATTGGACTGTACATATTTTTCTCCTTGGTAGCAAGGTCACCAATTTCCTTTGCAAGAATAGACAGAATAAGCGTAGGGTTCCTTGATGACCGCTTTGAATACACCTCTTCCATTTTCTGCACAAATCAACACTACACAAAAGATAAGCACTGGTACAAGTGTTGAAAGTGCAAAATCTTAATCTAGCAGTTCATAGTCCTGTCCTAAAACTATAAATAAATAGGCATGTTTCTTAGTTTAGAAAAACATTTTTCAGACAGTTATCAGCGGCGTTTAATGTCCAAGTTTTCAGCTATGTTCTACAAAATCTGGCACTTATGGTGACATAATAcagaaaatgataaaaaaaaaacaaaagaaaaaaactttgaACTTTGAATTATTCATACTTAAAGAGTGAAAAAACCGAGCACAAACGGTCATCCTATTTGGAACTTACTTGAGAAAAGGCAGTGCGGAGTGAGGACCGTATATAGGTTTCTATCCTGCTGCGCACTACATCAGTCTCTTCCTTCGTTCCAGGACAGTATTCATAAGATACATCTTCAACAAGAATCTTTGCAGTTGAGATTCCTATTGAGACAATATCTTGCATGGTATAAATATTACTTGTATTGAAAGTTTCATGGTAAGCAAGCAGTCTTTTCTCTGTCCAACCCATTATCGAGCTTAAAGTGGAGCTCAATACATCACAATAATCTGGGTCTTTTGTTATTTTAGCATCTTTTGCAACTTCAACTAACAGATTCTCTGTAGCAGAAAGTAACTCATTATCTGCTTGGCCCAACATGACAAAATGGTTGAACAATGCCCAATTAAAGCAAAGGTTGTGGAGCATTCGATTGACTCCAAGAATAACCCAAGTCTTCTTTAACAGCTCCACCACTTCACCAATCTCATCTACTACAGTGCCATCACCACCATTGAAGCAAGCTTCTAACAACATTTTGTAGATATGGAGATTCAAGGGAAAGCCATCTGCCCAGTGGCACTCATCAGAAGCTTCATCAAGGGATCTACACGCAAGGGACATGACAGCACGGCGCAGCCTTTGCATGGACTCTGAGTTCCTCCCAGTTTCAAGTTGACCATCATATGCTTCATGTATTATTTGATGCAGTCTCTGTGCAGAAATGTCTGATTTCTTTAAAGGAACAAGCGGATGGACCAGCAAACCAGCCTCGAGAAGCTTGAAATTCCTAGTCTGCCAAGCCTGATACTCTAGAGGATCAGGGAAATCTGATGCTTTAAACTTCTGCAGGAACTCTAAGGGCAAAACCATAGATTCTGCACGTCTGCCAAGCTGTTTCAAGGAAAATAAAAGGTGAAAATAAACTTAAATTCAACCTTTTTTATACACAGCAAAAATGGTTCTCTAAAATTCTAGATACATGAATGCAGGGCTATGAAACCAACAGTGACTCAACAATACCAGTCAATAGTACTCTCAAGTAATTAATTTCCCTAAATAGAACGCTCGCTGAAGCTTGGAAATTTCAGAGCAAACAATCATGTCTGGGAACTTCCTTCGTCGTCtaaaatgagagaaaaaaaaaaggaaacataaaGTTCAGGTCTGTCATGTCTAAAGGGAAACCTACATTTCACATTTGGCATGTAGTGTCCTGAAATCCACAACAAAACAACAAGCTCAGGTTACCATACAAATCTCGGAGAACCTAAGGGATATAAAGCTCATACCTAACTTTTAGGTTCTCAGAATAACCAATGCATATATTCCGAAAAATCATCACCCAGCTTTGCTTAACTATCCAAGAAGTGCAGAGCAAACATCAATTTTTATAAGAATGCACGGTAATACCAGCCAGGATGACCATCCAAATGACTAATTGGGCACCTTCAAATACAACTGCAGGACATAAATCTCACTAGAAGTAACATAATTAGCAAATTTACACAAGGAACTGCAATTTATCACCTGGGGTAGAGAGGGAAACTCGTAACAAGAGAAAACAatgcatgatttttttattaatattatgtgTCAAATGGAACACCAGGCTAGCATAAACCTATTATTTTCTTATCTTTGGTTGCGAAGGTCCTTGGTGCCCCTCATTACTGAAGCACACACGTGAAACAACCCGATATAAAAGGATGTAAATGTCATAGTTAAGCAAACATTCAAGCACAACCTACAACGCAGTACAAATTACAAATGATGAAAATTCACCAGACATATAAATAAATTGTCTCCCTTTGCTGGGAGAAAACACAGATCATTTGCCTCAAATGTGCTTGCAATCTCAATCACAAACTGTGCAACCGGTGCCTTGTGACCAAGGCGACAGAAATCTTTTTCATGCGTCAACCACGGTAACAATTGGTGATGGCGAAAGGGCAAGCTTTTGGTATTCAAGTTGGCTCCATGGACAAGCCCCAAGAAACATCACACCGCTCATTTACGCAAAATCTAGAAGAAAGAATTTTACGGTCAAGGAAGGACTTCCAGATCACCGATGACTAGGCCATATTGAACAAATCGAGACGAACAGAGAATTCAACCAAATTGCAAACTTGTGGGCACAGTTTCGAGTGGTGCTACGGCCAGATATAAAGGGCAGCATAACTTGGAGATGGACGACAGATGGCAACTACTCTGCATGAAGTGCTTACAAGCTACAATTTGTGGGACTAATAAGAAAACACAACATGCAGTCCGTGTGGAAAGCCAGAACCGAACAAAAATGCAAACTCTTCTCATGGATCCTACCGCAGAATAAAATACTTACCACAGATAATTTGGCGAAAAGAGGTTGGCCTCGGAGTCAAACATGCCCCCTATGTGATCAAGAAGATGAGACCCCGCTACACATATGCAAGGACTGCATTTTCACAAAGGAAGTGTGGATGCATATCTCACAAAGGCTAAGAATCACCGGCATGCCGCTGCTCTCTCAGTTCTGTACACTGAGTGGTTGGTGGAAGGCGGCATCAAACAAAGTTGACAAGCAACTAAGACCTGATTTCAATGGTGTGGTCATAACCTTATGATGGAACATTTGGAATAAGAGAAATCGAAGAACGTTCCAAAACACCACAGCGGATGCGCTCTCGGTCGCTGAGACAACAATGGGCCAAATTGAAGAATATCATAGGGCAATGATGATGTGTTGCACACGACACACTAGGGCGCTTTCTACACCTCGATGGGTCTCGCCTTGGGCATGCCTGTAGTTGCTAAGTAGATATTATTTCTTGGTTATAAGTCACGTTGGCTTGTGTGACTTTCTCGGATATGGGAGAGCCCTTTTGTTGCcctttatcttttattttttctctgaaCCATTTTACTTCTGCTCTAATAAAATTGGCAGATCTCCTGCCACCGTTTCGAAAAAGAAATCTCAATTACAAACTAACTCATCAACAGCAAACCCAAGATAGACAACTTAACTGCAGTTCAGCACACTCCCATGTCCAAAGAACCTAAATTCCATGATCCCCAAGAAAACCATATTGGCATCTGATAGTTGATACACACTCAGGTAGTCCGACGTACTACCAGCGAGCCTACCAACCGCACGGGACTAATCCAAACCACAGAAAAGGCCAACATTTAATAAAGAAATTAAGCTACATTTCAAAGAAACCGGATTCCCGACCTGGCCGGCGGCGATGCGGAGAAGCCCCCGGCGGATCCTCGCGTCAGCCTGCTCCGTCACCCCCATCCGCACCCGCACCAGCTCCGCCGCTGTCGCCGGGCGCCCGTCGTTGGAGGACGCCGAGGGCCTGAGCCCGAGCGCCCCCTTCCCATTGCCGGACGCTGTCGTGGTCTGGAgggttgaggaggaggaggtcgacgcGGACTGAGGGATGTAGGTGAGGGGCTTGGCGCCGGTGGCGCGGGAGGCGGCGACGAGGAGCTCGTAGGCGGTGGTGCGGAGGTCGGCGTCGGAGAGGGCCACGCCGAGATCGGGGAAAGGGGAAgggagcggcggcgaggaggaggtggcggcgccggcggcggggaggtCACTGGagtggcaggaggaggaggaatggCGGAACAGGCGTGCCATGCTggcgataatttttttaagagcgATGCTTGCAGTTTGCCCGCGCGCGGGGGGGAAGATGAATATGATAGCAGAGTGTTGCTTTGTTTGAGGTTTGAGCGCAAAAACCCTTTCGTTTGCCAACTTAACCGACAAAAGCAACACTAGCTTACCTAACAAAttatattttccttttcttttctttttccaagcAGTCTTCATCTTAAGTTACAATGATATTGATATGTACCTAACGCTTCTTCTGCGTGTGAAAAATGGATGGGCTATTTGAATGTTCAATTTTCTAGCATTCATGTGTTTGTCATTTTTCGCTGCAAAAGAAATTTGTTTCTCACTTCAATTCAAGTGAAATGTATGATTTGGCCAAATATTTGAGCAGCATTCAGTCCGTTTCCCCCACCTTACGCATGGGTGAAAACAAATGTATGGGTTAAAAATATTAGTAAGTACAGTTTTCTTTATGCATATTTTGTGGCTATTGTTTCTACACAATATAAAAACTTATGTTTTGCTCTGCCGATCCGCCAAGGACTGACCTGTTTGAAACACATGAATTTTATGTTAAAACGTTTCGATTTTGGTTCCGGAGACAATCCCTCGATTTGCAAGTAATGTTAGCACCTTGTTTGGGTTGATATGGGCTCTTTGATTTTGGGTGAACTAATGATTTGCAATTTCTAAGTCAGCTTAACTCTTCTATAAAATGGAGCACGGAGGTAGTTGCCGACGGTTTGATGGACCAGGACAACCTATCATCCAATCCATCCACATGATGCGtacgcagcagcagcttctctcaagttTTGTTTCAGAGCGAGCAGAAACATCACGTTTGGAAGGTGAACGACCCATTTCAGCTTTGGCCTTCTGAAGCTCCATGTTTTCCTGTGATCGAGTTGCTGACCAGATCAACGTCAATATTCCAACCAAAGTAATAGTCTCACATCCGCTTCACACTGACATTGTTAGGATGCTCCGCTACTAGGTCCTGCACATTATCCCTGAATTCCTTACTGCGAATAAAGGTCCAGCCGAATTTCCATGAGCTTCGTGAGATACCCTACCTCGGACAATTCCTCTAGTTAATTCAAAATGATACTTGGTAGTAGTTATCTTGCCCCGATTATATAAGGAATATGAGCAGAATACGCTCGTCCCGACTATATAAGAAGAGGGAGAAGATACATCAAAGATATATGATACCAAGTTAGAGATCTGAAAGATAAATCAAGCCTAGTGGTTGGGTAGGACCCAAAACACCCAGTGAATTAAGATCAACAACAACACCTTACTACGACGGATACATCCGGCAAGAGCTTCATGGCCTATAACACAAGAGAATTCGCCAAATACCTTAGGATTAGATCTAGATAAACCACTAGTTGTAATCATCTTTCACTGGGATTAATTAAGGTAAGACATGATGTAGAGCTATTATCATAACAGggtctaaacctgtataaaaaccttGTGTCTATTATTCAATACATATAGATGACCAGATATCCATACATTTAAACAAATATTCGCATAATCGACTATACCCATGTGACACTATTCGATATGCACAGTTGATGACTAAATATctctactttaaataagtatttatatAATTAACTTTACCAATCGTTAACAACTTAGGAATTTTTTTAGTCTATGATTAGTATAGGTATAGATAACATTAGAGGGCTCATATAACGTTTATGGCACTATAATTGGAGGGTTCACATAATCTGTATAACACTATGACATAGTAAtatacactactatagaaatggtTTTATTTACCGTCTCATCACTACCGGATCAattagaaccggtagtgatacgaTTTTCGTTGTCGGTTCGTAAGAAAAATagaatcactaccggttttagaAAAGAATTGGCATTGATAATagcttatcactaccggttcgtactGCTGGACCGTAGCTCAGACCCAAAATTTCCATTCAATGGGATTTTGACTCTCTCACATCTGCTCAGCTCGATCGTCGGGTGACCTTATCTCTTCGCGCTCATCTAATTTTCTAAGTCCGCTCTtgtccactctctctctctaccttatctcTTCACGATGGTCTTATCTCTTCCAACTCCCGCTACCTTATCTCTTCGTGTTCACCTCGGCCGCCATCGTCCTCCCCTACTCCTGCTCCCCTGCCGCAAAACTGTATAAACCGGACCGGAGCGGTAAGCTCGGTAACCTCGAATTTTGACCGGTTACCGTTAATAAATTGAACCCTACCTCActtccccctatatatacacagtagccttTATAGTTTATGCTCGGGTTTTGCacagattattctgttttatacagttttacCGCTTGTTTGATTTGTGTAACCCCAActtgagcacttcattggtaattagtaatattcatattgtatctacctgttcttgcttgtgttctcgattcgcttgcaggaaaaatcttcttggcaaggtcaatcgcgtcttggcacggttgataaccacggagtagtggtgtagtggttgcgagggttctcgagctgtcttggtcagagcctttgaatcatcaatgtcaaaactccaccaatcgacttatcatattaccttcgaaagattggACAAAcgtgtatcaagtggtatcagagccgcggttgcccattaggtaatctcagttatcccctttgtttcatcgttttccattacctagagtctagaaaattaccccataaaaatatttagatcttagttttttcgttgtccaaaccactttgtgccttcgcaattttgttttcagtattcgtgTTGttaagtttgagtccatcgtcggtgtctttattgctggtcgagtcatcgtgatctagtttctagtgtcaagtCTTACTGTTTAGTCGACGTGTATCTCGGCCTACCCTTGTTTGCTATAGACGAGATTGTGTCActagttgagtcgaccatcaagtcgtgttcgaccactagtcgctttaaccatctactagagtttgaccactagtcgagtcgaccatcaagttgtgttcgaccactagtcgcttcaactatctactcgagttcgaccactagtcgcttaaccatctactcgagctcgaccactagtcgagtcgaccatcaagtcgtgtttgaccactagtttctttaaccatctactcagTTGGACCACTAGTCGCGTTGAGCATCAAGTCgtattcgaccactagtcgctcgcaaccatctactcgagttcgaccactagttgagtTGACCATCTATTTGGGTTCGACcgctagtcgcttcaaccatctactcgagtttgatCACTAGTCGTTTTTGACCACCTCTTCggattcgaccactagttggaTTCGATCATCCTTTCGGATTTGACTATTCATTTGATTTGGCCTCCACAGTCCAGTCTAGTATATTTGTTTCTGGCTGCTCTCGGACACCTCCATACACCCTTCATATTGAACATTATCTGACAAAGTTCAAGTAGCAATCCATAgccaaaacagaggtagccaaagttcagagagagagagagtctttttattacctttatacccctgctctctggaaaaagtttgtgacccacatacctcactggtcttagaaaaggcaatacaagagtttttgagtttgtgtcacattcgcaaaaaaaaaaagaaagaaaagcaaacaagaagcaaagagtgcaaaaaaaaaagaagaagcaaagagtgtagagagagagagagagagagagaattaaaaaaagaatcagtttgcattgcgaattttgttccattgtgcttgtgtctgttatagttttcggcttacttgagctagttttaggaatgtgtttgggccagcaactgtgacgagtactgtggacttttattcaactttgctaatttgatttcaattattgctattccttgctactaaatattgcctgtccatcCTATACTTTCTCTcaatcagaacggtttctccccttgcaactacctcagtcgcacccgataaggtatcacaaaccagccaccggttgtgccaactgcggtgattggtaagaacacttgcaagagcgtggtaagacgcttgagagtgtgtgactctacctccaccacctagtagtcgatagggataatttatctttcgttgttttctatcttcgactaaccatggcaggagaagcattgGATGcacaagagtgtgttttgagg
Protein-coding regions in this window:
- the LOC133896329 gene encoding protein unc-13 homolog isoform X2 gives rise to the protein MVLPLEFLQKFKASDFPDPLEYQAWQTRNFKLLEAGLLVHPLVPLKKSDISAQRLHQIIHEAYDGQLETGRNSESMQRLRRAVMSLACRSLDEASDECHWADGFPLNLHIYKMLLEACFNGGDGTVVDEIGEVVELLKKTWVILGVNRMLHNLCFNWALFNHFVMLGQADNELLSATENLLVEVAKDAKITKDPDYCDVLSSTLSSIMGWTEKRLLAYHETFNTSNIYTMQDIVSIGISTAKILVEDVSYEYCPGTKEETDVVRSRIETYIRSSLRTAFSQKMEEVYSKRSSRNPTLILSILAKEIGDLATKEKNMYSPILKKWHPLAAGVAVVTLHACFGNELKQFIVRLTELTLDTAEVLKAADNLEKVLVHIAVADSVDSDDGGKSLVSEMPPYEAGTVIANLVKAWVKERVDKLKGWADQNLQQETWNPKANNRDSFAPSSMEMLHIIDETLDAFFQLPIPMHSTLLPDLTAGFDACLKYYVSKVKSGCGTRSTLFPQLPHLTRCDVGSKLFKKKEKPQFLVKRGSQVGSTTGNEASSLPGLCVRINTLNYIQNELENLDKKMKTCLQLGEWAQSDTVDGLNINFELSKAACQEGIRQLCETTAYKVIFNDLNHVLLDTLYVGSPASNRIMPVLRELGPILRIISATVHSRMRNSLITALMKASFDGFLLVLLAGGPTRAFSCQDYQIIEDDFRALRGLYLAYGDGVAEELVGKASSEVKNILPLLRTDTETLIGRFKQIISESYESTTKSRFPIPPVPVQWSPNNPNTILRVLCYRNDEAATKFLKKTYDLPKTL
- the LOC133896329 gene encoding protein unc-13 homolog isoform X1, which encodes MARLFRHSSSSCHSSDLPAAGAATSSSPPLPSPFPDLGVALSDADLRTTAYELLVAASRATGAKPLTYIPQSASTSSSSTLQTTTASGNGKGALGLRPSASSNDGRPATAAELVRVRMGVTEQADARIRRGLLRIAAGQLGRRAESMVLPLEFLQKFKASDFPDPLEYQAWQTRNFKLLEAGLLVHPLVPLKKSDISAQRLHQIIHEAYDGQLETGRNSESMQRLRRAVMSLACRSLDEASDECHWADGFPLNLHIYKMLLEACFNGGDGTVVDEIGEVVELLKKTWVILGVNRMLHNLCFNWALFNHFVMLGQADNELLSATENLLVEVAKDAKITKDPDYCDVLSSTLSSIMGWTEKRLLAYHETFNTSNIYTMQDIVSIGISTAKILVEDVSYEYCPGTKEETDVVRSRIETYIRSSLRTAFSQKMEEVYSKRSSRNPTLILSILAKEIGDLATKEKNMYSPILKKWHPLAAGVAVVTLHACFGNELKQFIVRLTELTLDTAEVLKAADNLEKVLVHIAVADSVDSDDGGKSLVSEMPPYEAGTVIANLVKAWVKERVDKLKGWADQNLQQETWNPKANNRDSFAPSSMEMLHIIDETLDAFFQLPIPMHSTLLPDLTAGFDACLKYYVSKVKSGCGTRSTLFPQLPHLTRCDVGSKLFKKKEKPQFLVKRGSQVGSTTGNEASSLPGLCVRINTLNYIQNELENLDKKMKTCLQLGEWAQSDTVDGLNINFELSKAACQEGIRQLCETTAYKVIFNDLNHVLLDTLYVGSPASNRIMPVLRELGPILRIISATVHSRMRNSLITALMKASFDGFLLVLLAGGPTRAFSCQDYQIIEDDFRALRGLYLAYGDGVAEELVGKASSEVKNILPLLRTDTETLIGRFKQIISESYESTTKSRFPIPPVPVQWSPNNPNTILRVLCYRNDEAATKFLKKTYDLPKTL